A part of Rhodamnia argentea isolate NSW1041297 chromosome 8, ASM2092103v1, whole genome shotgun sequence genomic DNA contains:
- the LOC125316189 gene encoding probable glycosyltransferase At5g03795: MLVADPSFLLLLSLLTPLSVHFTPPPPPPPPRYLSPPIFAADYDDMLANFGIFVYDARRTYKIKSEAETLFLASLLGSPFFTEKPSEARRAPGVREARRDQGPLPGPPVSRRSGLPDRVRAVGSETFERRLAMSEFCLFDYGGDVSGIRDAMRLGCVVGVITDRPIQDLPLIDVLRWQEMAVAGGGGGAEGVKRALREMTREHVERMRGSCVAASRHFAWNQSPQLLDAFHMVVYQLWLRRHSIRDARREWS; the protein is encoded by the coding sequence ATGCTCGTCGCAGAcccctctttcctcctcctacTCTCTCTTCTGACTCCACTGTCCGTACACttcactcctcctcctcctcctcctccgccgcggTACCTATCGCCCCCAATTTTCGCCGCCGACTACGACGACATGCTCGCGAACTTCGGGATCTTCGTCTACGACGCCCGGAGGACCTACAAGATCAAATCGGAAGCCGAAACGCTCTTCCTCGCTTCCCTCCTCGGCAGCCCCTTCTTCACCGAGAAACCTAGCGAGGCCCGCCGAGCACCTGGCGTACGCGAGGCTCGGCGCGATCAAGGACCCCTGCCTGGCCCGCCGGTTAGCCGAAGATCGGGACTTCCTGATCGAGTCCGAGCCGTCGGATCGGAGACCTTCGAGCGCCGGCTCGCGATGAGCGAGTTCTGCTTGTTTGACTACGGAGGTGACGTGTCGGGGATCAGGGACGCGATGCGGCTCGGGTGCGTGGTTGGGGTGATCACGGACCGTCCCATCCAGGACCTGCCGTTGATCGACGTGCTGAGGTGGCAGGAGATGGCGGTGGcggggggcggcggcggggcgGAGGGAGTGAAGCGCGCGCTGAGGGAGATGACGAGGGAGCATGTGGAGAGGATGAGGGGATCGTGTGTGGCCGCCAGCAGGCACTTCGCGTGGAACCAGTCGCCTCAGCTGTTGGATGCGTTCCACATGGTGGTGTATCAGCTTTGGCTCAGACGGCACTCGATCAGAGACGCGCGGAGAGAGTGGAGTTAA